GCCCCGGCTTGAAGACCGAGGGGAACCTGAACAACCTGATTGGCCTGCCGCTCACCCTGTTCCGCTTGACGGGCCGCGAGCGCTGGGCCGTGGTCGAGATCGGCATGAGTGAGTTCGGTGAGATCGACCGCCTGGCCGAGATTGCCGAGCCGCAGGTGGGCATCATCACCAACGCCTTCCCCGCTCACCTGGAGACCCTGGGGAGCGTCGAGGGCGTGGCGCGCGCCAAGGGGGAGCTCTTCCTCCGTTTGAAGGAGGGTGCGGTGGCGGTCTACAACGTGGATGATCCCCTCGTATCCGCCTGCCCGACCCACCTGAACGTCACCCGGCTCACCTTCGGCCTGCGCGGCGCCGAGGTCTCCTCCGCATCCATCAAGAGCCTGGGCAAAGAGGGGGAGAGCTTCACGCTGCGGCTTCCCGACGGCGAGGAGCAGGTGGCCCTGAAGGCCTACGGCCGGCACAACATCTACAATGCCCTGGCCGCGGCTGCCGCGGCGCACGCCCTTGGCGTGCCCGGCCCGGTGATCCGCCAGGGGCTCGAGGAATTCACCCCCTACGACAAGCGCTTCCAGCTTGAGGACGTGGCCGGCGTGACCCTCATCGACGACAGCTACAACGCCAACCCCGCATCCATGGCGGCCGCCCTCACCACCTTGAAGGATGTGGCCGGTGGTGCGAGAACCGCTGCGGTTCTGGGCGACATGCTGGAACTGGGTCTCGGCACCGAGGAGGCGCACCGGGAGCTCGGCCGCAAGGCGGCGGCGACCGTCGAGCGGCTCTACCTTTTGGGGGAACTGGCAAGGGAAGTCGCAACGGGCGCGCTGGAGGCGGGGTTCCCCGCCGAGCGGATCCTCCACGCGGCGAGCCACGAGGAACTTTCCGCCGCACTCACCGCTTGGCTCGAGCCCGGCGACTGCGTCCTCTTCAAGGGATCGCGCGGCATGAAGATGGACAAGGTGGCAACGGCGGTAAAAGAGGCGCTGGCACCCACGAGACAAGGGGGGCATGACTGATGCTGTACCATCTGCTATATCCGCTCGCCTCGGACTACAAGCTTTTCAACGTCTTCAAATACCTGACCTTCCGCACCATCTACGCCATGATCACGGCGCTGGTACTCTCCTTTATCGTGGGGCCCTGGGTGGTCAGGAAGCTGGAGGGGCTGCAGGCGCGCCAGGTAATCCGCACCGACGGTCCCGAGTCGCACCTGAAGAAGCAGGGGACCCCCACCATGGGCGGGGTGCTGATCCTGGTCTGTATCATCGTGCCTACCCTGTTGTGGGCCGACCTGAAAAACGTCTTCATCTGGCTCACCCTGCTCATCATCGCCGGTTACGGCGTGCTCGGCTTCGTGGACGACTACAAGAAGGTGGTCGAGAAGAACCCCAAGGGGCTCTCTCCGCGCCAGAAGATGTTCTGGCAGGTGATCCTGGCCGGCGGCGTCGGCATCTTCCTCTACAACCTCCCCGGCTTCTCCACCGAACTGTACTTCCCTTTCTTCAAGAGGCTGCACCCGGAACTGGGCATCCTCTTCATCCCGTTCGTGACCCTGGTCATCGTAGGTGCCAGCAACGCGGTCAACCTGACCGACGGCCTGGACGGCCTGGCCATCGGCCCGGTGGCCATCAACGCGGCCACGTACATGCTGTTCTGCTACATCGCCGGTAACGCACGGCTCTCCGGCTACCTGCAGATCCCCTACGTCCCGGGGGGCGGGGAACTGGCCGTCCTGTGCGGCGCAATGGTGGGCGCGGGTCTTGGTTTCCTCTGGTACAACAGTTACCCGGCCGAGGTCTTCATGGGCGACGTCGGCTCGCTGTCGCTGGGGGGCGGGCTGGGAACCCTGGCGGTGCTCACCAAGCAGGAGATCCTGCTGGTCATAGTCGGCGGCGTGTTCGTCGTCGAGGCGCTGTCGGTAATTTTCCAGGTGGGATCCTACAAGTATCGCGGCAAGCGGATCTTCCGCATGGCGCCCATCCATCATCATTTTGAATTGAAGGGGGTGGCCGAGCCGAAGATCATCGTCCGGTTCTGGATCATCACCATCATCCTGGCGCTGGTCGCCATCTCGACCCTGAAGATGCGCTAGAGATAAAGAAGGTCACATGGAATTAAAGGATAAGAAAATACTGGTAGTGGGCCTGGCGAAGACCGGCGTCGCCGTGACCCGCTTCCTGGCGGAGCGCGGGGCCCTGGTGACCGTGACCGACATGCGCGACGACGAGGCCCTGCAGGACGTCCTGGCGGAACTCTCCGGCCTTGACCTGTGCCTGGAACTCGGGCGCCACGTCCCCTACAGCTTCCTGATGGCTGACCTGATCGTGGTCTCCCCCGGCGTCCCCATGGACATCAAGCCGCTGGAGATGGCCCGCGCCCAGAAACGCCGCGTGGTAAGCGAGGTGGAACTCGCCTCCTGGTTCATCGAGGCACCTATGGTCGCCATCACCGGTACCAACGGTAAGACCACCACGACCACCCTCACCGGCGAGATCTTCAAGGGATGCGGCTTCGACACCTTCGTCGGCGGCAACATCGGCAACCCACTCATCGAGCTCGCCATGAGTGGTGAGCGGGTCGAGCGCGTCGTGGTCGAGCTTTCCTCCTTCCAACTCGAGGGGATCGAGAGTTTCCGCCCGCACGTCGCGGTGCTTTTGAACCTGACCGAGGACCACCTGGACCGCTACCACAGCTTCCAGGAGTACATCGACGCCAAGCTGCGCATCTTCGAAAACCAGGGGCCGGACGACTTCGCCGTGCTGAACATCGACGACCCGCTGGTCGCCGCCTGCGCCTCGAAGCTCAAGGCGCGGCTCTTCCCCATGAGCCGCTTCCACGAGCTCGAGGAAGGGATCAGCTACCGCGACGGCTTCATCACCTTCGCCCACGACGGCAAGGTGCTCCGCTTCGGCACCGACGGCTTCAGGCTCAAAGGCGTGCACAACTTGGACAACATCATGGCCAGCATGGCGTCCACCCTGCTCATGCGTTGCGACGGCGACTGCGCCTACGGGACCGTGAAGAATTTCAAAGGGCTGCCGCATCGCATGGAGTTCGTCGAGGAAGTGAACGGCGTCGCCTACTACGAGGACAGCAAGGGGACCAACGTCGGCAGCGTGGTCAAGTCCCTGGAGAGCTTCGATTCCGGCATCACCCTGATCGCCGGCGGCAAGGACAAGGGCGGCTCTTATGAACCGCTGGCCCAGCTGGTATCGCAGCGGGTCAGCCACCTGGTCCTCATCGGCGAGGCGCGCGAGCGCATGCACCAGGCGCTGGGCAATCTCACCGACACCCATTTCGCGGACACCCTGGAAGGGGCGGTTGAGACCGCCCGTAAGCTCACCCAGCCCGGCGGCGTGGTCCTCTTCTCGCCGGCCTGTTCCAGCTTCGACATGTTCAAGAACTACGAGGAGCGCGCCGAGCGCTTCAAGGCGGCGGTACGCGTGGCCAAGGAGGCGGAAGGGAAGTGAAGCGGCTGGAGGGGTACGACATGATCGTGCTGATGATGGCGGTGATCCTCACCTGTTTCGGTGTGGTCATGGTCTACTCCGCGTCCTCCGTGATGGCCGCCAAGAAATTCCACGACGGTTTCTTCTTCCTGAAACGGCAGTCCCTGTACGCCCTGATCGGCTTCATCGGTATGGGGCTCGCCATGCACATCGACTACCACGTCTGGAAGAAGTGGGCCGTGCCGCTCTTTTTGGGCACCTTCTTCCTGCTCATTTTGGTGTTCGTACCGGGCATCGGCGGGACCGCCAAGGGCGCCTCGCGCTGGATCAGGCTCCCCGGCTTCAACTTCCAGCCCTCCGAACTCGCCAAGGTGGCGCTGATCATGTACATGGCCTACTCGCTGGAGAAGCGCCAGGAAAAGTTGAAACAGTTCATGTCCGGCTTCTTCCCGTACATGCTGATCCTCGGGGTCTTCATCGCCATCCTGCTGGCGCAGCACGACATGGGGGCGGCGCTCACCATGCTGGTGGTGGCCATCGTCATGCTCTTCGCGGCCGGCACCAAGGTGCAGTACATCCTGGGGATGGGGCTCGTGGCGCTGCCCGGCATCTGCTACCTGGTCTTCACCAAGGCCTACCGCATGCGGCGCATCACCGCTTTCCTTGATCCCTGGCAGGATCCCACTGACGCCGGGTTCCAGATCATCCAGTCCTGGCTGGCCCTTGGCACCGGGGGCTTCTTCGGGCAGGGGCTCGGCGAAGGAAAGCAGAAACTGTTCTACCTCCCGGAAGCGCATACCGACTTCATCCTTTCCGTGCTCGGCGAGGAGATGGGGTTCATCGGGGTGATCGTGATCGCCTCGATGTTCCTGTTGCTGGTGCAGAGAAGCATCCGGGTCGCCATCGCCGCCGAGGACAGCTTCGGACGTTTCCTTGCCTTCGGCATCGCCACGCTGCTCGGCCTGGAGGCCTTCATTAACATGTCCGTCGTCACGGGACTGCTCCCCACCAAGGGGATCGCGCTCCCGTTTCTTAGCTACGGTGGCAGTTCGTTGATCATTTCGCTGTGCGCGGTAGGCGTGCTTCTCAACGTCTCCACCAGGATGAGGGGGACGCCATGAGGCTGATTATCGCGGGAGGCGGCACCGGGGGGCATCTCTTCCCGGGCATAGCGGTGGCCGAGGAATTCCTGGCCCGCGGCCCGGAGAACGAGGTTCTTTTCGTGGGGACCGAGCGCGGCATAGAGGCGCGCCTGCTCCCCAAGCTTGGCTACAAGCTGGAACTGATCTCCGCCAGCGGCATGAAGGGGATGGGTACCGTCAAGAAACTGCTGAGCGCCGGGCGGCTGCTCTACGGCTACTCGCAGTCGAGGAAGATCCTGAAGACCTTCAAGCCCGACCTGGTGCTCGGAGTCGGCGGCTACGCCTCGGCCCCGATGCTCCTCGCCGCGCGCGGCATGGGGGTCAGAACCTTCATCCACGAGCAGAACGCCGCCCCCGGTCTCACCAACAAGGTGCTGAGCCGGGTGGTCGACGGGATCTTCATCTCCATGGAGGAGGCGGCCGGCTTCTTCCCGGGCCGGATCACCCAGATGACCGGCAACCCGATTCGCAAGGAGATCCTCTGGAGCTTCCAGGAGCAGCACGCCAAGACCACGGGCGACATCTTCAGCCTCTTGGTCTTCGGCGGCAGTGCCGGTGCCCAGCGCATCAACAGCGCCATGCTCGAGGCGCTCCCGCACCTGGAGCAGGTGAAGCCGAAGCTGCGCATCACGCACCAGACCGGGGAAAAGGACGTGGCGCGGGTGCGCGAGGGATACCAGGCCCAGGGCGTCCAGGCGCAGGTGCTCTCCTTTATCGACAACATGTCCGCGGCCTACGGCGCCGCCGACCTGGTGATCTGCCGGGCCGGAGCGACCACCATCGCCGAGGTGACCGCCTGCGGCAAGGGTTGCATCTTCATCCCGTATCCGTTTGCGGCCGACGACCACCAGAGGAAGAACGCTGAGTCGCTGGTGAATCGCGATGCGGGGCGGATGATCCTGGAAGAGGACTTGACCGGGATGCACCTGGCCGCCGAGATCCTCAACCTGATGAATCACCCGGAGCAGGTGGCTGAACTGGAGAAAAACGCCAGGTCCCTGGCCCAGCTCGATGCCGCCCAGGCCATCGTCGCGGCCATGGTTATGAAGCAAGCAGATTGAAGTTAAGGCCAAGGTTGAGAACAACCTGAAATGAATAAATCGGTGGCGGGTCAAAGTGTGGGGATGTTCTTCTTAACCTCAACCTTAACCTGCTCCCGAAGGGAGCAACAGTGTACGGAAAGATAGAGCGGATACATTTTGTCGGCATTGGCGGCATCGGTATGAGCGGGATTGCGGAGGTGCTGCTGAACCTTGGCTACAAGGTCTCGGGCTCCGACCTGCGCAGCTCGGATACCACGCAGCGCCTTGAAACCCTCGGGGGCGAGATCTTCATCGGCCACGCCGCCGAAAACGTGGCCCAGGCTGACGTAGTGGTCATCTCCAGCGCCGTGCACGAGGACAACCCCGAGGTGGTCGAGGCACACCTGAAGCTGATTCCGGTGATCCCGCGTGCGGAGATGCTCGCCGAACTGATGCGCATGAAGTATGGCGTGGCGGTGGCCGGCACCCACGGCAAGACCACTACCACTTCCATGGTGGCGACGCTCCTGGCCAAGGGGGGCATCGACCCGACCATGGTGATCGGCGGCAGGCTCAACTCGCTCGGGACCAACGCCCGCCTCGGGCAGGGGCAGTTCCTGGTGGCCGAGGCGGACGAGTCCGACGGCTCCTTCCTGCTCCTCTCTCCGACCATCGCCGTGGTGACCAACATCGACGCCGACCACCTCGACTTCTACAGCGGCATCGAGGAGATCAAGGACACCTTCGTCGAGTTCATCAACAAGGTGCCTTTCTACGGCCTGGCCGTACTCTGCCTGGATAACGGCAACATCGCCGACATCCTGCCGCGCGTGAAGAAGCGCTTCACCAGCTACGGCCTGTCGGCCCAGGCGGATTTCCGCGCCACCGACGTGCGCCTCTCCGGCTTCTCCACCAGCTTCGTGGCCCACCACAAGGGGGTCCGGCTGGGCGAGATCACCTTCTCCATGCCCGGGGCGCACAACGTACTCAACGCCCTGGCCTCCATTGCGGTGGCCATGGAGCTGGACATTCCGTTCGAGACCATCCAGGAAGGCTTCAAGGCCTTCGGCGGCGTCGGGCGCCGCTTCTCCCTGAAAGGGGAGGTGAACGGCATCATGGTGGTCGACGATTACGGTCACCACCCGACCGAGATCAAGGCGACCCTGGCCGCGGCCAAGGCCGGCTTCGCGGAGAACCGCCTGGTGGTCGTGTTCCAGCCGCACCGCTACTCGCGCACCAAGGAGCTCTTCGAGGATTTCGTCAAGGCGTTCCACGATGCCGACGTGCTGATCCTCACCGACATCTACGCGGCCGGCGAGGCCCCCATCGAGGGGATCACCGCCGAGTCGCTCGCGGCGCGGGTCAGAAGGCACGGCCAGAAGGACGTCACCTGGATCCCGGAGCGCGACAAGCTCTGCGAACACCTGGAGCGGGTGCTCGCCCCGGGCGACATCCTGCTCACCCTCGGCGCCGGCAACGTCTGGCAGGTGGGTGAGAGCATGCTGGAGCGTCTGAAGGCGGCGGGGGAGAAGTGACCTGGTCCCGGGCCGATCTGGAGCAGGTAGCGCAAGGGACGAGGGGGACCGTCCTGTGGGACGAGCCCATGTCCCGGCACACCTCGCTCAGGGTTGGCGGCCCGGTGGATCTCTACCTGGAGCCGGCGGACCTCGATGACCTGGAGCGGGCCCTGGGGCAGATCCGGTCGGCAGGGATACCCTTCCTGGTCATCGGAGGCGGCTACAACCTCCTGGTTCGCGACGGCGGCATCCGGGGGTGCGCGGTCTCGGTGAAAGGGTTCAACACCATGGAGCCGCAGCCGGGGGCGCGACTCGAAGTTGGCGCCGGGGTAACCAACCAAGCCCTCACCCGCTATGCCGCGCAACAGTGCCTGGGAGGGATCGAGTTTCTGAGCGCGATCCCCGGAAGCTTTGGCGGCGCGCTTACCATGAACGCCGGTGCCCACGGCGGTGAGAGCATGCAGCGGGTCGAGTTGCTGACCACGCTGCGGGAGACTGGGGTGCTGGTGCGGAAACGGGACGAACTGGAATACGGCTATCGGTTCCTGAAACTGGAGCCGGGCGAGATCGTGCTGGGGGCGCGGCTGAGACTGGAGCCTGTCGAGCGCCGCCTGATCGAGGAGAGCATCCAGGAGTACATCACCAAGCGCGGCGGCCAGCGAGTCGGTTTCCCCAACGCTGGTTCCTTCTTCAAGAACCCCGCCGGCGCGAGCGCCTGGAAGCTGATCGACGCAGCAGGGTTGCGCGGCTGGATGATCGGGGGAGCCCAGGTCTCCGAGGTGCACACCAACTTCCTGGTGAACAAGGGTGGCGCCACTGCCGCCGACTTCCTGGCTCTGGCGGAGTTGATCAAGCTCCGGGTGAAGGAGAGCGCAGGGGTCGAGCTGGAAGAAGAAGTAAGAATAGTCGGCGAGGGATAGCCGTAAAAGAAAGAGGATGTAACGCGATGACCGCAGCGGAACTGAAAACCAAGAAGATCGCCGTGCTGATGGGGGGCCTTTCCGCCGAACGCGAGGTGTCCCTTAACTCCGGCAAGGCCGTACTCGCCTCGCTCACGCGCCAGGGCTTCAACGCCGTCGGCATCGATGTCGGGCGCGACCTGGCCCAGCGCCTCGCGGAAGAGAAGGTGGAGCTTGCCTTCATCGCCCTGCACGGCCGCTTCGGCGAAGACGGTTCGGTCCAGGGACTCCTGGAACTGATGGCGATTCCCTATACCGGTTCCGGCGTGCTCGCCTCGGCCCTCGCAATCGACAAGGTTGCCGCCAAGGTGATGTTTGCCGCCGCCGGGTTGAAGCTCGCCCCCTACCAGGTGCTGCGCCGTGGCGAGAACCTGAAACTCGCCAATCCGCTCCCGGTGGTGGTGAAGCCTTCCAAGGAAGGCTCCTCGGTCGGCGTCAGCATCGTGAAAGAGCCGGGACAGATGGACAAGGCACTGGCGGAAGCGTTCCGCTACGACTCCGAGATCCTGGTCGAAGCTTTCATCAGCGGCAAGGAAGTCCAGGTCGGCATCCTCGACGGCTGCGCCATGGGCGCCATCGAGATCGTCCCGAAGAACGAGTTCTACGACTACGAGGCCAAGTACACCGACGGCGGTGCGGAGCACATCCTCCCGGCCCGCCTGCCGGAGAACGTGTACCAGGCGGTCCTGAAGGAAGGCGAGAAGGCCCACGCCGCTCTCGGGTGCGACTGCTACAGCCGCGTCGACTTCCTGGTCAACGAAGCCGGTGAGTGCTACCTCCTCGAGGTGAACACCCTGCCGGGCATGACCGACCTGAGCCTGCTGCCGGAGATCGCACGCGGCTCGGATATCGATTTCGATCAATTGGTGGTGCGCATTCTCCAGGCGGCATCGCTCAAGATCTGATGCTTTGAAGTCCCGATTCACCCTGTAGTCTTAGTCTGGTTCTTAGCCGGATGCTATTTTTTGCATTGAAATTCAATCGAGACGGTAACTGCCATGCGCGATCTACACGCCAAAAAACAGAGAGTGCCCCACAACAGGGTCAAGAAGCCGCCCAAGGAGCGTAAGCCCATCAACTGGGGCCCCATCCTCAAGTGGCTCTCCCGGGGGATCGGCGTCTCCGCCGTCTGCGCCATCGCCGGATTCGGTGGCTGGAAGGGGTACCACCTTGTCTCGCGCACCACGCTGCTCCGCCTGGAAACGATCGAGGTGTCGCCGCTCAAGAAGGTGTCCCGCGAGGAGATCGTCACGCTGGCCGGGGTCCGGCCCGGAGACTCCATGATCGGGCTCGACCTGAAGACCATCATGGCAAGGCTCTCCAAGGACCCGTGGCTGGAGCAGGTACAGGTGCGGCGCTACTTCCCGCACACGCTGTCCATCACCGCTTCGGAAAGGACCCCGCAGGCCGTGGCCAACGTCGGCTGCCTCTACTACCTGGATGATAAGGGCGTGCTGTTCAAGTCCCTCTCCGAGGGGGACCGGCTCGACTACCCGCTCATCACCGGCATAACCGAGGAGGACCTGTCCCAGGACCCGAAGGGGAGCCAGGATGCACTGAAGAGCGCGCTGCAACTGATCGGCACCCTGAAGTCCGGCAGTGTGTTCAGCCTGGCGGATATCTCGGAGATTCATTACAGCAAGGGGTACGGCTTCACCCTGTTCACCATGCAGGGGGGCGTTCCGGTGAAACTGGGCAATGGCGACTTCAGCGAGAAGCTCGCGCGCCTATCCAACATCTACCGCGATCTCAAACCGCAGATGCATGCATTGGATTACATAGACCTCGATTACATCGACAAAATCATAGTT
This window of the Geomonas agri genome carries:
- a CDS encoding UDP-N-acetylmuramoyl-tripeptide--D-alanyl-D-alanine ligase, whose amino-acid sequence is MAMFTLKEIAEATGGRMIGEAQTVVSGVSTDSRQVAPGELFVPLVGERFDGHDFIAAAAGRGVTAFLMAESWHAGHGLPAGACAVLVKDTLHALGDLAGWHRRRFDLKVVAVTGSNGKTTTKEMLARILAQTGPGLKTEGNLNNLIGLPLTLFRLTGRERWAVVEIGMSEFGEIDRLAEIAEPQVGIITNAFPAHLETLGSVEGVARAKGELFLRLKEGAVAVYNVDDPLVSACPTHLNVTRLTFGLRGAEVSSASIKSLGKEGESFTLRLPDGEEQVALKAYGRHNIYNALAAAAAAHALGVPGPVIRQGLEEFTPYDKRFQLEDVAGVTLIDDSYNANPASMAAALTTLKDVAGGARTAAVLGDMLELGLGTEEAHRELGRKAAATVERLYLLGELAREVATGALEAGFPAERILHAASHEELSAALTAWLEPGDCVLFKGSRGMKMDKVATAVKEALAPTRQGGHD
- the mraY gene encoding phospho-N-acetylmuramoyl-pentapeptide-transferase, giving the protein MLYHLLYPLASDYKLFNVFKYLTFRTIYAMITALVLSFIVGPWVVRKLEGLQARQVIRTDGPESHLKKQGTPTMGGVLILVCIIVPTLLWADLKNVFIWLTLLIIAGYGVLGFVDDYKKVVEKNPKGLSPRQKMFWQVILAGGVGIFLYNLPGFSTELYFPFFKRLHPELGILFIPFVTLVIVGASNAVNLTDGLDGLAIGPVAINAATYMLFCYIAGNARLSGYLQIPYVPGGGELAVLCGAMVGAGLGFLWYNSYPAEVFMGDVGSLSLGGGLGTLAVLTKQEILLVIVGGVFVVEALSVIFQVGSYKYRGKRIFRMAPIHHHFELKGVAEPKIIVRFWIITIILALVAISTLKMR
- the murD gene encoding UDP-N-acetylmuramoyl-L-alanine--D-glutamate ligase; the protein is MELKDKKILVVGLAKTGVAVTRFLAERGALVTVTDMRDDEALQDVLAELSGLDLCLELGRHVPYSFLMADLIVVSPGVPMDIKPLEMARAQKRRVVSEVELASWFIEAPMVAITGTNGKTTTTTLTGEIFKGCGFDTFVGGNIGNPLIELAMSGERVERVVVELSSFQLEGIESFRPHVAVLLNLTEDHLDRYHSFQEYIDAKLRIFENQGPDDFAVLNIDDPLVAACASKLKARLFPMSRFHELEEGISYRDGFITFAHDGKVLRFGTDGFRLKGVHNLDNIMASMASTLLMRCDGDCAYGTVKNFKGLPHRMEFVEEVNGVAYYEDSKGTNVGSVVKSLESFDSGITLIAGGKDKGGSYEPLAQLVSQRVSHLVLIGEARERMHQALGNLTDTHFADTLEGAVETARKLTQPGGVVLFSPACSSFDMFKNYEERAERFKAAVRVAKEAEGK
- the ftsW gene encoding putative lipid II flippase FtsW — its product is MIVLMMAVILTCFGVVMVYSASSVMAAKKFHDGFFFLKRQSLYALIGFIGMGLAMHIDYHVWKKWAVPLFLGTFFLLILVFVPGIGGTAKGASRWIRLPGFNFQPSELAKVALIMYMAYSLEKRQEKLKQFMSGFFPYMLILGVFIAILLAQHDMGAALTMLVVAIVMLFAAGTKVQYILGMGLVALPGICYLVFTKAYRMRRITAFLDPWQDPTDAGFQIIQSWLALGTGGFFGQGLGEGKQKLFYLPEAHTDFILSVLGEEMGFIGVIVIASMFLLLVQRSIRVAIAAEDSFGRFLAFGIATLLGLEAFINMSVVTGLLPTKGIALPFLSYGGSSLIISLCAVGVLLNVSTRMRGTP
- the murG gene encoding undecaprenyldiphospho-muramoylpentapeptide beta-N-acetylglucosaminyltransferase; this encodes MRLIIAGGGTGGHLFPGIAVAEEFLARGPENEVLFVGTERGIEARLLPKLGYKLELISASGMKGMGTVKKLLSAGRLLYGYSQSRKILKTFKPDLVLGVGGYASAPMLLAARGMGVRTFIHEQNAAPGLTNKVLSRVVDGIFISMEEAAGFFPGRITQMTGNPIRKEILWSFQEQHAKTTGDIFSLLVFGGSAGAQRINSAMLEALPHLEQVKPKLRITHQTGEKDVARVREGYQAQGVQAQVLSFIDNMSAAYGAADLVICRAGATTIAEVTACGKGCIFIPYPFAADDHQRKNAESLVNRDAGRMILEEDLTGMHLAAEILNLMNHPEQVAELEKNARSLAQLDAAQAIVAAMVMKQAD
- the murC gene encoding UDP-N-acetylmuramate--L-alanine ligase; its protein translation is MYGKIERIHFVGIGGIGMSGIAEVLLNLGYKVSGSDLRSSDTTQRLETLGGEIFIGHAAENVAQADVVVISSAVHEDNPEVVEAHLKLIPVIPRAEMLAELMRMKYGVAVAGTHGKTTTTSMVATLLAKGGIDPTMVIGGRLNSLGTNARLGQGQFLVAEADESDGSFLLLSPTIAVVTNIDADHLDFYSGIEEIKDTFVEFINKVPFYGLAVLCLDNGNIADILPRVKKRFTSYGLSAQADFRATDVRLSGFSTSFVAHHKGVRLGEITFSMPGAHNVLNALASIAVAMELDIPFETIQEGFKAFGGVGRRFSLKGEVNGIMVVDDYGHHPTEIKATLAAAKAGFAENRLVVVFQPHRYSRTKELFEDFVKAFHDADVLILTDIYAAGEAPIEGITAESLAARVRRHGQKDVTWIPERDKLCEHLERVLAPGDILLTLGAGNVWQVGESMLERLKAAGEK
- the murB gene encoding UDP-N-acetylmuramate dehydrogenase, whose translation is MTWSRADLEQVAQGTRGTVLWDEPMSRHTSLRVGGPVDLYLEPADLDDLERALGQIRSAGIPFLVIGGGYNLLVRDGGIRGCAVSVKGFNTMEPQPGARLEVGAGVTNQALTRYAAQQCLGGIEFLSAIPGSFGGALTMNAGAHGGESMQRVELLTTLRETGVLVRKRDELEYGYRFLKLEPGEIVLGARLRLEPVERRLIEESIQEYITKRGGQRVGFPNAGSFFKNPAGASAWKLIDAAGLRGWMIGGAQVSEVHTNFLVNKGGATAADFLALAELIKLRVKESAGVELEEEVRIVGEG
- a CDS encoding D-alanine--D-alanine ligase, which translates into the protein MTAAELKTKKIAVLMGGLSAEREVSLNSGKAVLASLTRQGFNAVGIDVGRDLAQRLAEEKVELAFIALHGRFGEDGSVQGLLELMAIPYTGSGVLASALAIDKVAAKVMFAAAGLKLAPYQVLRRGENLKLANPLPVVVKPSKEGSSVGVSIVKEPGQMDKALAEAFRYDSEILVEAFISGKEVQVGILDGCAMGAIEIVPKNEFYDYEAKYTDGGAEHILPARLPENVYQAVLKEGEKAHAALGCDCYSRVDFLVNEAGECYLLEVNTLPGMTDLSLLPEIARGSDIDFDQLVVRILQAASLKI
- a CDS encoding cell division protein FtsQ/DivIB, with the protein product MRDLHAKKQRVPHNRVKKPPKERKPINWGPILKWLSRGIGVSAVCAIAGFGGWKGYHLVSRTTLLRLETIEVSPLKKVSREEIVTLAGVRPGDSMIGLDLKTIMARLSKDPWLEQVQVRRYFPHTLSITASERTPQAVANVGCLYYLDDKGVLFKSLSEGDRLDYPLITGITEEDLSQDPKGSQDALKSALQLIGTLKSGSVFSLADISEIHYSKGYGFTLFTMQGGVPVKLGNGDFSEKLARLSNIYRDLKPQMHALDYIDLDYIDKIIVKKV